A window of Halomonas sp. GFAJ-1 contains these coding sequences:
- a CDS encoding flagellar basal-body rod protein FlgG, whose translation MISSLWTAKTGLESQQTKLDVISNNLANVSTNGFKRSRPVFEDLLYQNMRQPGAQNNIQDRLPSGMQVGTGVRAVATERLHTQGGLEETGNSRDLAINGDGFFQVLLPDGTVGYTRDGSFQLNENGQMVTANGYPLEPAIFIPENALSVTIGEDGTVSVRQPGIAQDADIGQINVASFINPAGLESIGGNLYLETGASGAPNQDVPGNNGAGRLFQGYVETSNVNVVEEMVSMIQTQRAYEINSRAVSTSDEMLARLSQL comes from the coding sequence ATGATTTCGTCCTTGTGGACCGCTAAGACGGGGCTTGAGTCTCAGCAAACCAAACTCGATGTTATTTCGAATAACTTGGCCAACGTAAGCACTAACGGGTTCAAGCGTTCGCGCCCTGTTTTTGAAGATCTTTTGTACCAAAATATGCGTCAACCGGGTGCCCAGAATAACATTCAGGATCGGCTGCCTTCTGGCATGCAAGTGGGTACTGGTGTGCGTGCTGTGGCCACTGAACGCTTACATACCCAGGGTGGGTTGGAAGAGACTGGTAACTCCCGTGACTTGGCCATCAACGGCGATGGTTTTTTTCAGGTTTTACTACCTGACGGCACGGTGGGTTATACCCGTGATGGTAGTTTTCAGCTCAATGAAAATGGTCAGATGGTGACGGCAAATGGCTATCCGTTAGAGCCAGCCATTTTTATACCTGAAAACGCTTTATCTGTGACTATCGGTGAAGATGGAACAGTGAGCGTTCGTCAGCCGGGCATTGCACAAGATGCAGATATTGGCCAAATCAACGTTGCTTCGTTTATTAACCCTGCGGGCCTGGAAAGCATTGGTGGCAACCTTTATTTAGAAACCGGCGCGTCTGGTGCCCCTAACCAAGATGTACCCGGCAATAACGGTGCCGGTAGGCTATTTCAGGGCTACGTAGAGACGTCCAACGTCAACGTGGTGGAAGAAATGGTGAGTATGATTCAGACCCAGCGCGCCTATGAAATTAATAGCCGGGCTGTCTCCACCAGTGATGAAATGTTGGCGCGCTTAAGCCAGCTCTAA
- the flgE gene encoding flagellar hook protein FlgE (the hook connects flagellar basal body to the flagellar filament), producing the protein MSFSQALSGLNAQQQKLGAVGNNIANSQTVGFKSSSVQFADVFAESRIGLGTRTSAVLQNFSQGNIESTNRNMDLAIAGEGFFRFQQPNGEVGYSRNGQLTMTADGRMVNAQGAQIMGYAADAEGNVQAGGDVVGLRVDADDLGASATTELDISLNLDAGEAELVAPTEAEILAGLGSNDYSYSTNATIYDSQGNARNLTLYFTKIDAAENQWDVGLRMSGGPEGAGTYTVESFTTLDFDASGRLEGGGQASFTFDDGEFNGDQLEELTVALDFAGATQFANNSTVNDITQNGYTAGSLVGVTIEDDGTIMRNYSNEESRAAGQIALVSFRNPEGLRPDGDNLWSATGASGQELVGAPGTGLRGLIAPSAIETSNVDLARELVDMIVSQRAYQANSQTISTQDELLQTIINL; encoded by the coding sequence ATGAGCTTTTCACAAGCACTGAGTGGCCTCAACGCACAGCAGCAGAAACTAGGCGCTGTTGGTAACAATATCGCTAACTCCCAAACCGTGGGCTTTAAAAGTTCTAGTGTGCAATTTGCCGATGTATTTGCTGAGTCGCGCATTGGTCTAGGTACGCGCACATCAGCTGTGTTGCAAAATTTTAGTCAAGGCAATATCGAGTCTACTAACCGAAATATGGATTTGGCTATTGCCGGCGAGGGGTTTTTCCGCTTTCAGCAGCCCAATGGTGAAGTAGGCTACTCACGCAATGGCCAACTTACCATGACCGCTGATGGACGCATGGTGAATGCGCAAGGGGCGCAAATTATGGGTTACGCCGCTGATGCAGAGGGTAACGTTCAAGCAGGTGGTGATGTTGTAGGCCTTAGAGTTGATGCTGATGATTTAGGTGCAAGTGCGACTACTGAGTTAGACATATCTTTAAACTTAGATGCAGGTGAAGCTGAGTTGGTTGCCCCGACTGAAGCAGAAATATTAGCAGGTTTAGGGTCTAATGATTACTCATACTCAACCAACGCCACAATTTACGACTCACAAGGTAATGCGCGAAATCTAACGCTTTATTTCACTAAAATTGATGCGGCGGAAAATCAGTGGGACGTAGGTCTCAGAATGAGCGGTGGTCCAGAAGGCGCTGGTACCTATACTGTGGAAAGTTTTACCACGCTAGACTTTGATGCCAGCGGTAGGCTTGAGGGTGGCGGCCAGGCAAGCTTTACCTTCGACGATGGTGAGTTTAATGGTGATCAGCTTGAAGAGCTAACAGTAGCGTTGGATTTTGCTGGTGCCACTCAGTTTGCAAATAATTCCACGGTTAACGATATAACGCAAAACGGCTATACGGCAGGCTCGTTAGTGGGTGTCACCATTGAAGATGACGGCACCATTATGCGCAACTACTCCAACGAAGAGTCACGTGCAGCGGGGCAAATTGCGTTGGTTAGCTTCCGTAACCCTGAGGGTTTAAGGCCTGATGGTGACAACCTTTGGAGTGCTACAGGCGCGTCGGGGCAAGAGTTAGTCGGTGCGCCGGGTACGGGGCTGCGTGGTCTGATTGCCCCAAGCGCGATTGAAACCTCTAATGTAGATCTGGCCCGTGAGCTGGTAGATATGATTGTGTCACAACGTGCCTACCAAGCGAACTCGCAAACCATCAGCACCCAGGATGAACTCCTGCAGACCATTATTAATCTTTGA
- a CDS encoding flagellar rod assembly protein/muramidase FlgJ yields MSMNNISSQFALDMNGFQRLQHNARIDPEGGVHGAAQQFEALFVQMMMKSMRDAVPSSDLFNSTTTDTYQQMLDQQWSQVVSSRGMGLADMLVEQLQRQGAVGRSANEADQEIQALIAGIPRGTPRVLEGALQPSGESETGGRFLSELEAIQQRSSPDARADTNVGTGGSKQAIELSAFSNAPEHVQRFMTKLAAPAQAASQESGVPAELILAQAALETGWGRHEIATRQGSNSHNLFGIKAGSHWQGKTTDVVTHEYINGRRTQIVDTFRVYDSFEHAFTDYANLIGNNPRYAGVVQAGSAEQAARELQQGGYATDPRYADKLVAIMNTMGPLDQGRNLLADVR; encoded by the coding sequence ATGAGCATGAACAATATCTCCAGTCAGTTTGCGCTTGATATGAATGGCTTTCAACGCCTGCAGCACAATGCGCGCATTGACCCAGAAGGCGGTGTGCATGGCGCGGCCCAGCAGTTTGAAGCGCTATTTGTGCAAATGATGATGAAAAGCATGCGCGATGCGGTGCCTTCCTCGGACTTGTTCAATAGCACGACGACGGATACCTACCAGCAGATGCTGGATCAGCAGTGGTCGCAAGTGGTCTCATCTAGAGGAATGGGATTGGCGGATATGCTGGTGGAACAGCTACAGCGACAAGGTGCTGTTGGCAGATCTGCAAATGAGGCGGACCAAGAAATTCAGGCGCTGATTGCTGGCATTCCCCGGGGAACGCCACGCGTTTTAGAGGGCGCTTTGCAGCCGTCAGGTGAAAGTGAAACTGGCGGGCGCTTCCTGTCCGAGCTTGAAGCCATCCAGCAGCGCTCCTCTCCTGATGCTCGCGCTGACACAAATGTAGGCACGGGCGGTTCAAAACAGGCCATAGAATTATCTGCCTTCTCTAACGCGCCTGAGCATGTGCAGAGGTTTATGACAAAACTTGCAGCACCTGCTCAGGCTGCGAGCCAAGAAAGCGGCGTGCCCGCTGAGCTGATTTTAGCCCAGGCAGCCCTAGAAACAGGCTGGGGGCGCCATGAGATTGCTACCCGACAAGGCAGCAATAGCCATAACTTATTCGGTATCAAAGCAGGCAGTCACTGGCAGGGTAAAACCACCGATGTGGTGACCCATGAGTACATTAATGGCCGCCGCACGCAGATAGTAGATACGTTCCGCGTATATGATTCGTTCGAACACGCATTTACCGACTACGCCAACCTGATCGGCAATAACCCGCGTTATGCTGGTGTTGTGCAGGCTGGCAGTGCCGAGCAGGCCGCGCGCGAGCTTCAGCAGGGCGGCTATGCGACAGACCCTCGCTATGCGGATAAGCTAGTGGCCATCATGAATACGATGGGGCCGCTGGATCAAGGTCGTAACCTTTTGGCAGACGTACGTTAA
- a CDS encoding EscS/YscS/HrcS family type III secretion system export apparatus protein — protein sequence MTPEMVMSIAYQGMRVTLFLAGPMLLAALFTGLLISLFQAATQINEMTLTFIPKVLAVFAVLVIAGPWLLGLITDFTHRLFTSIPSMVM from the coding sequence ATGACCCCGGAAATGGTAATGAGCATCGCTTACCAGGGCATGCGCGTGACCCTGTTTCTTGCAGGCCCGATGCTACTGGCAGCCCTCTTTACGGGCCTGCTGATCAGCTTGTTTCAGGCCGCTACACAAATCAACGAAATGACACTGACGTTTATCCCTAAGGTATTGGCCGTTTTTGCTGTACTGGTCATCGCAGGGCCGTGGCTACTTGGGTTAATCACCGATTTCACCCACCGCTTATTCACCAGCATTCCTAGCATGGTGATGTAA
- a CDS encoding flagellar biosynthetic protein FliR produces MVEVTFAQLQGWLVAFLWPFARITAFMAASPLWGHSSIPNQVKVVLAALVAVVIAPLLPAMPAVPLMSWAGVGIMVEQILIGIAIGLVMHIIFAVVQAAGEFIGLQMGLAFASFFDLSSGTNIMVLSRILYMITLLMFVALNGHLMVLETLVMSFQTLPIGIGTLNPNAFELLARYAGTIFASGMLLALPLAGSLLIISLSLGILNRSAPQLTVFNIGFPTSLTVGLTLLMVLMTDIGRFLQGLFSQGLAFMQSLIETMAPLS; encoded by the coding sequence ATGGTTGAAGTCACTTTTGCGCAGCTACAGGGCTGGTTAGTGGCCTTTCTTTGGCCATTCGCACGAATAACCGCCTTTATGGCAGCTTCTCCCCTTTGGGGGCATTCAAGCATACCCAACCAAGTGAAGGTAGTGCTAGCGGCGTTGGTTGCGGTGGTAATCGCTCCTCTTTTACCGGCTATGCCAGCAGTTCCCCTGATGTCTTGGGCGGGGGTAGGCATTATGGTGGAGCAAATATTGATTGGCATCGCCATCGGCTTGGTGATGCACATTATTTTTGCGGTTGTGCAGGCTGCCGGGGAATTTATCGGTTTACAGATGGGGCTAGCATTTGCGAGCTTTTTTGACCTCTCAAGTGGCACCAACATTATGGTGTTATCGCGCATTCTATATATGATTACGTTGCTGATGTTTGTGGCGCTTAACGGCCACTTGATGGTGTTAGAAACCCTGGTAATGAGTTTCCAAACCCTGCCAATTGGCATCGGCACGCTGAACCCCAATGCCTTTGAGCTATTGGCTCGCTATGCAGGCACCATTTTCGCATCCGGCATGCTGCTCGCCTTACCGCTTGCCGGCTCGCTGCTTATCATCAGCCTCTCGCTGGGTATTCTTAACCGCTCAGCACCCCAGTTGACCGTGTTTAATATCGGCTTTCCCACTTCTCTCACCGTCGGGCTAACGCTACTAATGGTGCTGATGACCGACATTGGACGTTTCCTACAAGGCCTCTTCAGCCAGGGGCTAGCATTTATGCAGAGCCTTATCGAAACCATGGCGCCATTAAGCTAA
- the flgH gene encoding flagellar basal body L-ring protein (part of the flagellar basal body which consists of four rings L,P, S and M mounted on a central rod) yields MLELHAMSRRITLMGLAFFIVLVAGCAQIPRASVVGEQEQITIVDRPPPVANGSIYQVRRGYQPLFEDRRPRSIGDILTIVLDEEVSASKSSQSNANRSGSAGLDIGQIPDIIDFLEDYGFDVSSDSSFSGGGGSQATNSFTGTITVSVLEVMNNGNLRVRGEKQIAINQGTEFIRFSGVVNPRTITAQNTVPSTQVADARIEYVGDGYINEAQHMGWLQRFFLNVSPF; encoded by the coding sequence ATGCTGGAGCTGCACGCTATGTCTCGCCGAATAACGCTGATGGGTTTGGCGTTTTTTATCGTACTCGTTGCTGGGTGCGCGCAAATTCCTCGCGCTTCCGTGGTTGGTGAACAAGAGCAAATTACGATTGTTGATCGTCCCCCGCCGGTTGCCAATGGTTCCATTTATCAAGTGCGCCGGGGCTATCAACCGCTGTTTGAAGATCGCCGCCCACGCTCTATCGGTGACATTCTGACTATCGTGTTGGATGAAGAAGTCAGCGCGAGCAAAAGTTCCCAGTCGAACGCCAATCGCAGTGGTTCAGCAGGGCTGGATATAGGGCAAATCCCAGATATTATCGACTTCCTTGAAGATTATGGGTTTGACGTCTCCTCGGACAGTAGCTTTTCAGGTGGCGGTGGCTCCCAGGCGACCAACTCCTTTACTGGAACGATTACTGTCTCCGTACTGGAAGTGATGAATAACGGTAACTTGCGCGTGCGTGGCGAAAAGCAAATTGCGATCAACCAGGGAACAGAATTCATTCGTTTCTCGGGCGTGGTCAACCCCCGGACGATTACCGCACAAAATACCGTGCCATCAACACAGGTAGCGGATGCGCGAATTGAGTATGTGGGCGATGGTTACATCAACGAAGCGCAGCATATGGGCTGGTTGCAGCGCTTCTTCTTAAATGTGTCGCCATTCTAG
- the flgF gene encoding flagellar biosynthesis protein FlgF (FlgF, with FlgB and C, makes up the proximal portion of the flagellar basal body rod): MDRMLYTAMSGAKHTMDQQSVISQNLSNVSTAGFRAQLQAARSVPVMGDGALATRVSAVTTTPGTDFSQGPIERTGRSLDVAMQDSAWMAVLADDGSETYTRRGDLQLDNDGVLLSVGRPVMGDGGPIALPQGAQISIGADGTISAIPQGEGPEALVDVGRIKLVTPDEQGLTRGDDGLFRAPVDEEGAPGVLPADDEARIVSGALEGSNVSAVDAMVSMIDVARRYDMQMKILSTADENAQRANSILSIQG; this comes from the coding sequence GTGGATCGCATGCTATATACCGCCATGAGCGGCGCTAAGCACACGATGGATCAGCAGTCGGTGATTAGCCAAAATTTGTCGAATGTATCCACCGCAGGTTTTCGTGCCCAGCTGCAGGCGGCGCGTTCGGTGCCAGTGATGGGGGATGGTGCGCTGGCAACCCGCGTATCGGCGGTGACGACTACGCCTGGTACTGATTTCTCCCAAGGTCCTATCGAGCGGACGGGTCGCTCCCTGGACGTCGCCATGCAGGATAGTGCCTGGATGGCGGTATTGGCGGATGACGGCTCCGAGACTTATACCCGTCGCGGCGACCTACAGCTAGATAACGATGGTGTACTGTTAAGCGTCGGCCGGCCGGTGATGGGCGACGGTGGCCCCATAGCCTTGCCGCAAGGAGCGCAAATATCGATTGGTGCTGATGGCACGATTAGTGCGATCCCCCAAGGCGAAGGGCCAGAGGCGCTGGTGGATGTTGGCCGTATTAAGCTGGTAACGCCGGATGAGCAAGGACTAACACGCGGCGATGACGGTCTCTTTCGCGCGCCTGTTGATGAAGAGGGGGCGCCAGGAGTATTACCGGCAGATGACGAAGCGCGGATAGTCAGCGGTGCGCTAGAGGGCAGCAACGTTAGCGCTGTGGATGCCATGGTGTCGATGATTGACGTGGCGCGCCGTTACGATATGCAGATGAAAATACTTAGTACCGCCGATGAAAATGCTCAGCGGGCTAACAGTATTCTATCGATTCAAGGCTGA
- a CDS encoding flagellar biosynthesis protein FlgI has product MQQRKEQALKRWGLRLVTLLVLSIITSSASAERVRELAGFAGVRDNQLVGYGLVVGLDSTGDQTTQAPFTSQSLTNMLSQLGVTVPPGTNLQLRNVAAVMVTADLPPFSRPGQRLDVVVSSIANARSLRGGTLLMTPLKGADGDTYAIAQGNMLVGGAGAQAGGSSVQVNQQASGRIPNGALVEREVALNLGANGGRLELQLNDSDFGTAQRVVTAINNEFGQTVAYALNGRVIALDGPMDENARVNFMARVENVQVTPMDAPARVVLNARTGSVVMNSAVTLRQAAVAHGNLSIMINTQFGVSQPAPFGGGETVVVPDTDIEIEQQEAFLQIVEGAQLNEVVNALNALGATPQDLMSILEALKASGSLRAELEVI; this is encoded by the coding sequence ATGCAGCAACGTAAAGAACAGGCATTGAAACGGTGGGGGCTACGCTTAGTAACGCTGTTGGTGCTAAGCATTATCACTTCTTCCGCGTCTGCAGAGCGCGTGCGAGAATTAGCAGGGTTTGCGGGCGTGCGCGATAACCAGCTGGTGGGCTATGGCTTAGTGGTGGGACTTGATAGCACCGGTGACCAAACCACTCAGGCGCCTTTTACTAGCCAAAGTCTGACCAACATGTTGTCGCAGCTAGGCGTCACCGTACCGCCGGGAACTAATCTTCAACTACGTAACGTAGCGGCGGTAATGGTCACGGCAGACCTGCCCCCCTTTTCTCGCCCTGGCCAGCGCCTGGATGTGGTGGTGTCGTCTATTGCAAACGCCCGCAGCCTTCGCGGTGGCACTCTGTTAATGACCCCTTTAAAAGGGGCTGATGGCGATACCTATGCCATTGCCCAGGGCAATATGCTGGTAGGTGGTGCCGGCGCTCAGGCAGGTGGAAGCAGCGTACAGGTCAATCAGCAAGCATCAGGACGGATCCCTAACGGTGCCCTGGTAGAGCGAGAAGTTGCACTTAATTTAGGTGCTAATGGCGGGCGCCTTGAGCTGCAATTGAATGATTCAGATTTTGGAACGGCACAGCGTGTGGTGACGGCGATTAATAACGAGTTTGGGCAAACGGTTGCCTATGCACTTAATGGCCGGGTGATCGCGCTGGACGGCCCCATGGATGAAAACGCGCGAGTTAACTTTATGGCGCGGGTAGAAAATGTCCAAGTAACGCCGATGGATGCGCCAGCGCGTGTGGTGCTTAATGCGCGTACAGGCTCAGTAGTTATGAATAGCGCGGTCACGTTGCGCCAAGCAGCCGTTGCTCATGGCAATCTCTCTATTATGATTAACACGCAGTTTGGTGTTAGCCAGCCAGCGCCTTTTGGCGGAGGCGAAACGGTGGTCGTGCCTGATACGGATATAGAGATTGAACAGCAAGAGGCCTTTCTACAGATTGTTGAAGGCGCGCAGCTTAACGAAGTGGTCAATGCGCTTAATGCACTGGGTGCGACCCCTCAGGATTTAATGTCTATTTTAGAAGCGCTCAAAGCCTCAGGCTCGCTGCGTGCTGAGCTGGAGGTCATCTGA
- a CDS encoding flagellar hook-associated protein 3, with translation MRISTVTMFEQSTASLNRQQGDFLKVSQQIASGRRVVNPSDDPQAASRAVGVDQAKAVTQQYADSRVSARNSLAQTESILNSVSDAVTSAKTLLIQASSDTLSDVDRQSIASELKGIYETMIGQANATDGNGRYLFGGYADNAPPFVKDADGNVQYKGDSNAREQRVDASRLMPVTENGKSIFQSVPSGAGYIAEAVKTNVADGESVRNAGSVTFSGPQVTDVTDDDYGESYRVVFADNPDLASENDFIYQVQRFESGAWLTDDDDLVATGEYTGEGQQLSFGGISISLQGQPEEGDEILVARSGSEQREPDLFRTMEEAIRVLENPADNDTKKADLRNTLNTSMRDLDNALDNVLTVRASAGARLNELDVIDAVGGNRMLNYEQTLSDLVDLDYASAISEYSLRQIGLQASQKAFVDIKGMSLFDFMR, from the coding sequence ATGCGAATTAGTACCGTCACCATGTTTGAGCAGAGTACCGCGTCTCTTAACCGTCAGCAGGGCGATTTTTTAAAAGTCAGCCAGCAGATTGCTAGCGGCAGGCGAGTCGTTAACCCCTCGGATGACCCGCAGGCGGCCTCGCGCGCAGTGGGTGTTGACCAAGCCAAAGCGGTCACCCAACAGTATGCGGATTCGCGGGTATCTGCCCGTAACTCGCTTGCTCAAACAGAAAGTATTTTAAACAGCGTTAGCGATGCGGTGACTAGTGCTAAAACACTGTTAATTCAGGCATCAAGCGATACCTTGAGTGATGTCGACCGCCAGTCTATCGCGAGCGAGCTCAAGGGCATTTATGAAACGATGATCGGCCAAGCTAACGCGACCGATGGCAACGGCCGCTATCTGTTTGGTGGTTACGCAGACAACGCTCCGCCCTTCGTTAAAGATGCCGATGGTAATGTGCAATATAAGGGTGACAGTAACGCCCGGGAACAGCGCGTGGACGCTTCGCGGCTAATGCCCGTTACGGAAAACGGTAAGTCTATTTTCCAAAGCGTGCCCAGCGGGGCAGGTTACATTGCTGAAGCGGTTAAAACGAATGTAGCCGATGGTGAAAGCGTCAGAAATGCAGGCAGCGTGACGTTTAGCGGGCCGCAGGTTACCGATGTTACTGACGATGACTATGGTGAAAGTTATCGTGTTGTGTTTGCTGACAATCCTGATCTAGCTTCAGAGAATGACTTTATTTATCAGGTTCAGCGTTTTGAAAGCGGTGCTTGGCTTACTGACGACGATGACTTGGTTGCAACGGGTGAATATACAGGTGAGGGTCAGCAGCTATCCTTTGGTGGCATCTCTATTTCGCTGCAGGGTCAACCTGAAGAGGGCGATGAAATTCTCGTCGCGCGCTCAGGCAGCGAGCAGCGCGAGCCAGATCTCTTCCGTACCATGGAAGAGGCGATTCGCGTCCTAGAAAATCCCGCTGATAACGATACTAAAAAAGCCGATTTACGCAACACTCTCAACACGTCGATGCGCGATTTAGACAATGCGTTAGATAACGTGCTGACGGTACGCGCTTCAGCAGGCGCACGCCTGAACGAGCTGGATGTGATTGACGCCGTTGGCGGCAACCGGATGCTGAACTATGAGCAGACGCTGTCGGACTTGGTTGATCTTGATTACGCCTCGGCGATTTCTGAGTACAGTCTGCGCCAAATTGGCCTGCAGGCTTCTCAAAAAGCCTTTGTGGATATAAAAGGCATGTCGCTGTTTGACTTCATGCGCTAG
- a CDS encoding flagellar hook-associated protein FlgK yields the protein MSMFSVGLSGLNAAQSALNTTSNNISNVYTPGYNREVTKLGEGFASTGGVQVNAIERQFNQYVAAQLNSAKTQSSALSTYYNQVSQIDNLLADREAGLAPLMQNFFSSLEDLASAPSDPAARQGVLGTANTLSAQFRSFDGYLQDMQSNINNQIKDEVTQINNTTEQIAGLNREIALARARTGEAPNSLLNQRDQLVSELNERMDLRLNIQDGKTYNISLPNGQPLVTGTDSFKLEAVESPSDPQRIVVGYRDGGGNLSALNENVISGGALGGLMSFRSETLDKTQNQIGQLAVSLSVAFNEQHKQGVDLNGEQGEDFFNVRPPQAYSHENNVNSNVVPSVAFDAETIDKLRATDYTVRIVGGEPIVTRNDNGAELNSSDPNSASYVDLANWADGEITFGGVTVTFDPAKLPQAGDRFEIQPVRRAGEGMEANISDLDKIAAGEEAFAGDNRNALALQNLQSQSIVGGNASVSGAYGAMVSDVGNRTNITQVNLDARQGLTDQLRAVQQSESGVNLDEEAANLIRFQQFYQANARVIDTASNIFDTILGLRS from the coding sequence ATGAGCATGTTTTCAGTAGGGCTAAGCGGTCTTAATGCTGCACAAAGTGCCCTGAACACGACCAGTAATAATATCAGCAACGTTTATACGCCTGGCTATAACCGGGAAGTGACTAAGCTGGGCGAAGGTTTTGCGTCAACGGGCGGCGTTCAGGTCAATGCAATTGAGCGTCAGTTCAACCAGTACGTAGCTGCTCAGCTGAATAGTGCTAAAACCCAGTCAAGCGCACTTAGCACTTACTACAATCAGGTATCGCAAATTGATAACCTGCTGGCTGACCGAGAAGCAGGCCTTGCGCCACTAATGCAGAACTTCTTCTCTTCGCTTGAAGACCTGGCAAGCGCACCTTCTGATCCTGCCGCCCGCCAGGGCGTGCTAGGTACGGCCAACACATTAAGTGCCCAGTTCCGCTCTTTTGATGGCTACCTGCAGGACATGCAGAGCAACATCAATAATCAGATTAAAGATGAAGTTACCCAGATTAATAACACCACTGAGCAAATAGCGGGCTTGAATCGGGAGATTGCGCTAGCACGGGCGCGCACAGGCGAGGCCCCTAACAGTCTGCTTAACCAGCGCGATCAGCTGGTTTCCGAGCTGAACGAGCGAATGGATCTTCGGCTAAATATTCAGGATGGTAAAACCTATAATATCAGCCTGCCCAATGGCCAGCCATTGGTGACCGGAACCGACTCTTTCAAGTTAGAGGCTGTGGAGTCGCCCAGTGACCCTCAGCGCATTGTAGTAGGTTATAGAGACGGTGGTGGCAACCTATCAGCACTGAATGAAAATGTGATTTCAGGCGGTGCGTTAGGCGGGCTGATGTCCTTCCGCTCAGAAACGCTGGATAAAACGCAGAACCAAATTGGCCAGCTGGCAGTGTCGCTCTCCGTGGCGTTTAACGAGCAGCATAAGCAGGGAGTAGATCTTAACGGTGAGCAGGGCGAGGACTTCTTTAATGTTCGTCCACCCCAGGCATATAGCCATGAAAATAACGTCAATTCTAACGTAGTGCCTTCCGTTGCCTTTGATGCGGAGACGATCGATAAATTACGCGCCACAGACTATACCGTGCGTATTGTAGGTGGTGAGCCTATTGTTACTCGTAATGATAATGGGGCTGAACTAAACAGCTCTGATCCTAACAGCGCCAGCTACGTTGATCTCGCAAACTGGGCCGATGGAGAGATTACGTTTGGCGGTGTGACTGTCACGTTTGATCCAGCAAAACTTCCCCAAGCTGGTGACCGCTTTGAGATTCAGCCCGTCCGTCGTGCCGGTGAAGGTATGGAAGCGAATATAAGCGACTTGGATAAAATCGCGGCGGGGGAAGAAGCTTTTGCTGGCGATAACCGAAATGCCCTAGCGCTTCAGAACTTACAGTCGCAATCAATCGTGGGCGGCAACGCTTCTGTTAGCGGTGCTTATGGCGCGATGGTGAGCGATGTGGGTAATCGCACTAACATTACTCAGGTCAACTTAGATGCCCGCCAGGGGCTGACCGATCAGTTGCGGGCTGTGCAGCAGTCGGAGTCTGGCGTTAATCTCGATGAGGAAGCGGCTAACCTGATTCGCTTCCAGCAGTTTTATCAAGCGAATGCTCGTGTTATTGACACCGCTTCCAACATTTTCGATACGATTTTAGGCTTGCGTAGCTAA